In a genomic window of Halalkalicoccus sp. CG83:
- a CDS encoding serpin family protein has protein sequence MDRRTLLLSGAALALAGCLGSGSGGSGGPGTDPDAEPTTDLDVSEETLESLVEGNTRFAFDLYDYLRGSETGNLLASPYSVSVALAMTYAGAREETETQIAEAMRFSLEEEIHPAFAALYHELDARSEVETDDEESDPFELATANAAWGLESYPYREEYLELVERYYGAGFRTVDFEGDPEGAREEINDWVAGRTEERIDDLLPEGSIDELTRLVLTNALFFRATWAEPFEEERTEDAPFTALDGATEDVPIMRRDGSFPYTEVGGHQVIDLPYVGEEVGMVVVLPAEGEFERIEAGLDVGRFSTLDDALEPREGTIALPRFGFESGFALEEALSALGMEVAFDEREANFDGIAPLEELDGNLYVDDVYHDTFIAVDEEGTEAAAATGVVIREESAPADPFEMIVDRPFLFAIRDRPTGSVLFLGRVVDAVAAQ, from the coding sequence ATGGATAGACGCACCCTGCTCCTCTCGGGGGCGGCGCTCGCCCTTGCGGGCTGTCTCGGCTCGGGCTCCGGCGGAAGCGGCGGTCCGGGAACCGATCCCGACGCGGAGCCGACGACCGACCTCGACGTGAGCGAGGAGACCCTCGAGAGCCTCGTCGAGGGGAACACCCGCTTCGCGTTCGACCTCTACGACTACCTGCGCGGGAGCGAGACGGGGAACCTGCTCGCCTCGCCGTACAGCGTCTCGGTCGCGCTCGCGATGACCTACGCCGGCGCCCGTGAGGAGACCGAAACGCAGATCGCCGAGGCGATGCGTTTCTCGCTCGAGGAGGAGATCCATCCTGCCTTCGCGGCGCTGTACCACGAGCTCGATGCCCGAAGCGAGGTCGAGACCGACGACGAGGAGAGCGACCCCTTCGAGCTCGCGACCGCGAACGCGGCGTGGGGACTCGAGTCCTACCCCTACCGCGAGGAGTACCTCGAGCTGGTCGAACGCTACTACGGTGCCGGCTTCCGGACGGTGGACTTCGAGGGCGACCCCGAGGGTGCGCGCGAGGAGATCAACGACTGGGTCGCCGGCCGAACGGAGGAACGCATCGACGACCTCCTCCCCGAAGGATCGATCGACGAACTCACCCGACTGGTGCTCACGAACGCACTGTTCTTCCGCGCGACCTGGGCGGAGCCCTTCGAGGAGGAACGCACCGAGGACGCCCCGTTCACCGCGCTCGACGGAGCGACGGAGGACGTACCGATCATGCGCCGGGACGGCAGCTTTCCGTACACCGAGGTCGGCGGCCACCAAGTCATCGATCTTCCCTACGTCGGCGAGGAGGTGGGGATGGTCGTCGTCCTCCCCGCGGAGGGCGAGTTCGAGCGCATCGAGGCCGGCCTCGACGTCGGTCGCTTCTCGACGCTCGACGACGCCTTGGAACCGCGCGAAGGGACGATCGCCCTTCCGCGCTTCGGGTTCGAGTCAGGGTTCGCGCTCGAGGAGGCGCTCTCGGCGCTCGGGATGGAGGTCGCGTTCGACGAACGCGAGGCGAACTTCGACGGGATCGCACCGCTCGAGGAGCTCGATGGCAACCTCTACGTCGACGACGTCTACCACGATACGTTCATTGCCGTCGACGAGGAGGGGACGGAGGCGGCCGCGGCGACGGGCGTCGTCATTCGCGAGGAGTCCGCGCCGGCCGATCCCTTCGAGATGATCGTCGACCGACCGTTCCTCTTCGCGATCCGGGACCGGCCCACCGGGTCGGTGCTGTTCCTCGGACGGGTGGTGGACGCGGTCGCAGCGCAGTAG
- a CDS encoding metal-dependent hydrolase, with the protein MVELLGHVGMALLFATPAWFLWGRRPSVTFAAFTLVTAMLPDVDLWLEGLFASSLLQHHGLTHTVPFVLIVGVLFGVVAAYACTPLLNAHRLIHSDSITRGTTFVFTTGAFWAGGLSHVFADLLSAAPDAALAPLWPLSSETLVIDVIAYDSTAWNVVFLSIALVLHLVLYRSERYPYRTRYGLDDD; encoded by the coding sequence ATGGTCGAACTGCTGGGTCACGTCGGGATGGCGCTGTTGTTCGCGACGCCCGCCTGGTTCCTCTGGGGTCGGCGTCCCTCCGTGACGTTCGCCGCCTTCACGCTCGTCACCGCGATGCTCCCCGACGTCGATCTGTGGCTCGAGGGGCTCTTCGCCTCTTCGTTGCTCCAGCACCACGGGCTGACCCACACGGTCCCGTTCGTGCTGATCGTCGGCGTCCTCTTCGGAGTCGTCGCGGCGTACGCCTGTACGCCCCTCCTGAACGCCCACCGGCTGATACACAGCGACTCGATCACCCGCGGGACCACGTTCGTCTTCACGACCGGCGCCTTCTGGGCCGGCGGGCTCAGCCACGTCTTCGCGGATCTCCTCTCGGCGGCGCCCGACGCGGCGCTCGCTCCGCTCTGGCCGCTGTCGAGCGAAACGCTCGTCATCGACGTGATCGCGTACGACTCGACCGCGTGGAACGTCGTCTTCCTGTCCATCGCGCTCGTCCTCCACCTCGTGCTCTACCGTTCCGAGCGCTACCCCTACCGAACCCGCTACGGACTGGACGACGACTGA
- a CDS encoding MTH1187 family thiamine-binding protein produces the protein MTVIAYLSVAPVKEGSMADEVAKGVEALEEFDVSYETNAMGTVIEAEEIGELFAAAQAAHEAVEGDRVSTHLKIDDKRASDQTADEKVEAVEEELGREARSDT, from the coding sequence ATGACCGTGATCGCGTATCTGAGCGTCGCACCCGTCAAGGAAGGCAGCATGGCCGACGAGGTCGCGAAGGGCGTCGAGGCACTTGAGGAGTTCGACGTCTCCTATGAGACCAACGCGATGGGGACGGTGATCGAGGCCGAGGAGATCGGCGAGCTGTTCGCCGCGGCCCAGGCCGCCCACGAGGCGGTCGAGGGCGACCGCGTCAGTACCCACCTGAAGATCGACGACAAGCGCGCGAGCGACCAGACCGCCGACGAGAAGGTCGAGGCCGTCGAGGAGGAGCTCGGCCGCGAGGCGCGCTCCGACACGTAG
- the mch gene encoding methenyltetrahydromethanopterin cyclohydrolase yields the protein MDSLNRMAIELADEAIDFADELNVVVGELDTGTTVLDFGVHADGGIEAGLLLAELQTSGLATVQTRMDEVGGAPIPYVECSTDQPALAILCSQKAGWELSVEDFEGLGSGPARALVAEEEEFARVGYEDVFEFAVLSIESEDLPTEAAAERVADLAGVDPASVFLPAFSTASLSGSVTMAARAAELAVFRLSELGYDPLDIVSTSASAPLAPVADDEKTAIGRTNDALAYGGRAHVVVREEFERFDEVVSTASDEYGTPFEEIFADADWELYDVPESVFAPAQVTIDVLGGGTHHYGQTNEKLLTASFGL from the coding sequence ATGGACAGTCTCAACCGTATGGCGATCGAGCTGGCCGACGAGGCCATCGACTTCGCCGACGAGCTCAACGTCGTCGTCGGGGAGCTCGACACCGGGACGACGGTGCTCGACTTCGGCGTTCACGCCGACGGCGGCATCGAGGCGGGCCTGTTGCTCGCGGAGCTCCAGACCTCGGGGCTGGCGACCGTTCAGACCCGAATGGACGAGGTTGGGGGCGCTCCGATACCCTACGTCGAGTGTTCGACCGACCAACCCGCGCTGGCGATCCTCTGTTCGCAGAAGGCGGGTTGGGAGCTCTCCGTCGAGGACTTCGAGGGGCTCGGCAGCGGACCCGCCCGCGCGCTGGTCGCCGAGGAGGAGGAGTTCGCCCGCGTCGGCTACGAGGACGTCTTCGAGTTCGCCGTGCTCTCGATCGAGAGCGAGGACCTCCCCACCGAAGCGGCCGCCGAACGGGTCGCCGACCTCGCGGGCGTCGATCCCGCCTCGGTGTTTCTGCCCGCGTTCTCGACGGCCAGCCTCTCGGGCAGCGTTACGATGGCCGCCCGCGCCGCCGAACTCGCGGTCTTCCGGCTTTCCGAGCTGGGTTACGACCCGCTCGACATCGTCAGTACGAGCGCGAGCGCCCCGCTCGCGCCCGTCGCCGACGACGAGAAGACGGCGATCGGCCGGACCAACGACGCGCTGGCCTACGGCGGACGGGCCCACGTCGTCGTCCGCGAGGAGTTCGAGCGCTTCGACGAGGTCGTCTCGACCGCCAGCGACGAGTACGGCACGCCGTTCGAGGAGATCTTCGCCGACGCCGACTGGGAGCTCTACGACGTCCCCGAGTCCGTCTTCGCGCCCGCACAGGTGACCATCGACGTGCTCGGCGGGGGGACCCACCACTACGGGCAGACGAACGAGAAGCTTCTGACGGCGAGCTTCGGACTATGA